The stretch of DNA CAAAAGTGGCAGACCAGTGTCAATTGAGGGGAATTCCAGCTCAAATCCTGATTGCAGGGAAGAGCAAACCCCTCCTAGGTGGATGCTGATACAAAGATCTTTTCTACCAATAAATGGAATTTGACTATTTTGTAAATAGCATTAAATGCAAGTAATTgtcctttgctgctgtttctgatgGTCAGAGACAGACTTAATTAAATCTATTTCACTATCACTCATttacactgacatttttaatgtCTATAGGTTGCTATCACCCAGCCATATCCTGTCTCAGCCTTGGACCTACAGCTTCTTATGCAAAAGTGTGCTCCTTCAGACTGCAGAAttccttaattaaaaattgGGTGCTGGATAACTCGGGAAGCCCAGGCTTCTTTTGCCTGCCATGAATGTATTTTTAGGGCCTCTCTGCCCATCGTGATTTGGTGTTCAATGCCCACAACTTTTATAAAACACAACTACAGGGAATGACAAGAGCAGTGGACAGCCAGGTTTCAACCTGCACAGGGATTtgcatgtatttaatttattaatgttGGCATGTCTCTGCTTAGTAGCCCAAGTTTTCTTTTCACCTGAGTAGGTGgacttcttgtttttcttttgcctaaTTGTCTCAGAAAATGACACTGGAACAGCCTGCTTGTATCAACATGCAGGCAGTCACAGACTGGggtttatttctgctctgtgccctgaACCAGCCTTCAGATTTTGGAGATTTGATGGGAATTTGTGAGGTGTTAACAGCATCAGTGTAAGAGGGAGCTGGGTGAACAGCTCTCTGTCTGGACCTaacttttcccagctgctgtggcatTTGCCATCACCACCTTGCTTTTAATTACTGTTGTGTTCCATGGCTTAATATTCAACCACATCTAATTCCATCCTGTCTCTTAATTGGCTTATCTGGCCATCACCCAAATAGACTCTGCTGTATAGAAACAAGCTTCCCCAAATATTTCCTAATTGGCGCTTGGTGCTTTGTGAGGAGATGGGACCCTCACAGCGATATTAATAGATGTTTTTTCCCGTTCGTTCCCAGGATTGGACATTGATCCTATGACGCATGCCCggaaaaaacaacttttccttctgaaacacCCAGCTGGTTCTGCTGGCCAGGCCTCGTCGCcaacaggcagcaggaggatggACAGGGCCAACGCAGAGCAGCAGGACGGAGATGCCTCGGAGGCTCCGAACTGTCCCAGTGGGTTTGTAGGGAACAACAAAAGCAAGAGTTTGCGTGAAGTGCGAAAGACGTACCCGCTGCGGAGGCGGCTGCTCCCCTCAGTGAGCAAAAAGACCTGCAAGGTGCTCCTCACCAGGCTGGAGGATGTGGCCGGCTCTCTGTCCAAACAGACCCCGAGCTGTAAAAAAAAGCACCTTCCCAGCTGGGTGGAGGGTTTGGGATCTGCTTTGTTCTCGGAAAAGGTTCAGCCTGTGGGAGCAGGCAAGAGTGAGTCATCCGGGGAGAAGTGCACAGTAACTTATCCTGGGTCGGAGCAGGACCTTGATCCTGCTCCCTCGGAGCCCAGGAAGCGCCGGCTGGCCTCGCTGAACGCAGAGGCGGTGAACAACCTGCTGTTTGAACGGGACGATGGCTTGTTATCCGGCAGGCGCTTCCGCAGGGACTCCGGGAAGGCTGCTGGGGACTGTACCCTCAAGGGCTTGCAGTGCAAAGCCAGTGACAACTGGTCTGCCCTGGAAAAACCGGCTgtgaaaacagggaaaggaaagaaccGGCATGAGCCCAGTCAGAAATGCAATAGCTGTGAGCATTCTCTGGATGAGGTCTTTGATGATGGGGCAAAGAGAGAGGATGGTGCCATCTCCTACCATCCCACCCCAAAGAGACTGGCCAGCCTGAACGCTGTGGCCTTCCTGAAGCTGACCCACGAGAAAGACCAACCCCTGAAGCAGAGGAGTAAATCGGATGGAGAGGGCAAGTCCGAGAACCACTGTTTGAAATCTACCCTCAAATGGGCCAAAGCCAGTCGGAAGAACTGTGTCAAATCCAAGAAAGAAGTGGCTAGCTTAAAAATGGATGGGCAGCATGGCTGGCAAGGCCAGACCCTGGGCACCTTTGGGAAGGGGGAGCAACGGGACTCTTCCAGGCTCTACGGGACGACAGAGCCTGTCCCCTACGAGTCGCTGTCTGGCTCCTACGCCAGCACAGAGGGCTTCTACCACAGACTGCCTTTGCTCATGGGAGGACAAGCTTCCATGAAGCCAGAGTATGGAAGACCCGGAGAGAAATCCCCAACCCCCAAACAGGAATTTCATCAGCCTTCCTTTCCCGTGCAGCAGTTCCCTCCTTTGCCTGTGCCCGGGAATCACACGGATTGTGGCTGTCTCTATGAATCTTCTGATCTGACTCCGTTGAACGGGTTTTATGTTTATTATGGCCAAAGTGGATACAGTGGCTACTCCCCCTGCTCCATTTATCCCAAGGACGAGCTGTCGCAGGCTGCGACCTGCGAGGGTCTCCTGGTATCTCCCGGTTCCTTGCCATCAGGTGCTCATTTCCAGCCCCTGCACTGGTGCAGCTCTCCGTACTGCTGCGGAGAGGGAGCGGCCGTGAGCAGCTACAGCGTCTGCGGCGTGGTGCACGTGCCGGAGGGCAGGATCGGCAGCGTGCACACGGGACGGAACAGCTACCCCTACAAAATGCCTTTTGCAGCAGGTAAGGTGCAAAGTGCACGCAAATCCTGGCCGGCgttcctgggagaagagggtgACTCGGCGCGGTGCCTGCTTGCCGGGAGGCAGGTTCCCTTTGCGAGCAGTTCTCAGCTCCACAGCCAAGCTGCGGCTCGGAAGGAATCTGCCTCccacctccccttcccccatTTTTAGCCCGGAGGGTTTTTCCCACTGAAAGGTCTTGTTGGTGTGGAAGGCAGAGAATCGGTGAAAGGATTTGGGCAGTGAGAAGGTGACTCACGGCTTGTCATGCTGGAGCTAAGGCTGAGCTTTGATCTGTGTAAAATGAGCAGGGTTCAGTTCCTGCACGCCATCCCGCTGTGCCGCTCCGAGCG from Corvus cornix cornix isolate S_Up_H32 chromosome 5, ASM73873v5, whole genome shotgun sequence encodes:
- the BAHD1 gene encoding bromo adjacent homology domain-containing 1 protein isoform X1; translated protein: MTHARKKQLFLLKHPAGSAGQASSPTGSRRMDRANAEQQDGDASEAPNCPSGFVGNNKSKSLREVRKTYPLRRRLLPSVSKKTCKVLLTRLEDVAGSLSKQTPSCKKKHLPSWVEGLGSALFSEKVQPVGAGKSESSGEKCTVTYPGSEQDLDPAPSEPRKRRLASLNAEAVNNLLFERDDGLLSGRRFRRDSGKAAGDCTLKGLQCKASDNWSALEKPAVKTGKGKNRHEPSQKCNSCEHSLDEVFDDGAKREDGAISYHPTPKRLASLNAVAFLKLTHEKDQPLKQRSKSDGEGKSENHCLKSTLKWAKASRKNCVKSKKEVASLKMDGQHGWQGQTLGTFGKGEQRDSSRLYGTTEPVPYESLSGSYASTEGFYHRLPLLMGGQASMKPEYGRPGEKSPTPKQEFHQPSFPVQQFPPLPVPGNHTDCGCLYESSDLTPLNGFYVYYGQSGYSGYSPCSIYPKDELSQAATCEGLLVSPGSLPSGAHFQPLHWCSSPYCCGEGAAVSSYSVCGVVHVPEGRIGSVHTGRNSYPYKMPFAAEGCKSLDQLNLTIPVAGHPASPVHPLSGCPVPSVPPAAEPVPHLQTPNSDPQTMARECPQSSKPPSGSKSGLRNTPGCLHASNSKATGGHSHPKQQRISRRRATNGWIPVGTACEKAVYVVNEPEPAVRKSYQAVERDGEIIRVRDTVLLKSGPRKKSMPYVAKISALWEDPKTGELMMSLLWYYRPEHTQGGRNPSMHQNEIFASRHQDENSVACIEEKCYVLTFAEYCRFCALAKRRVEGIPGRKTIMVPPSEEYSTPLHRKVPEDTDPELVFLCRHVYDFRHGRILKNPQ
- the BAHD1 gene encoding bromo adjacent homology domain-containing 1 protein isoform X2, encoding MTHARKKQLFLLKHPAGSAGQASSPTGSRRMDRANAEQQDGDASEAPNCPSGFVGNNKSKSLREVRKTYPLRRRLLPSVSKKTCKVLLTRLEDVAGSLSKQTPSCKKKHLPSWVEGLGSALFSEKVQPVGAGKSESSGEKCTVTYPGSEQDLDPAPSEPRKRRLASLNAEAVNNLLFERDDGLLSGRRFRRDSGKAAGDCTLKGLQCKASDNWSALEKPAVKTGKGKNRHEPSQKCNSCEHSLDEVFDDGAKREDGAISYHPTPKRLASLNAVAFLKLTHEKDQPLKQRSKSDGEGKSENHCLKSTLKWAKASRKNCVKSKKEVASLKMDGQHGWQGQTLGTFGKGEQRDSSRLYGTTEPVPYESLSGSYASTEGFYHRLPLLMGGQASMKPEYGRPGEKSPTPKQEFHQPSFPVQQFPPLPVPGNHTDCGCLYESSDLTPLNGFYVYYGQSGYSGYSPCSIYPKDELSQAATCEGLLVSPGSLPSGAHFQPLHWCSSPYCCGEGAAVSSYSVCGVVHVPEGRIGSVHTGRNSYPYKMPFAAGCKSLDQLNLTIPVAGHPASPVHPLSGCPVPSVPPAAEPVPHLQTPNSDPQTMARECPQSSKPPSGSKSGLRNTPGCLHASNSKATGGHSHPKQQRISRRRATNGWIPVGTACEKAVYVVNEPEPAVRKSYQAVERDGEIIRVRDTVLLKSGPRKKSMPYVAKISALWEDPKTGELMMSLLWYYRPEHTQGGRNPSMHQNEIFASRHQDENSVACIEEKCYVLTFAEYCRFCALAKRRVEGIPGRKTIMVPPSEEYSTPLHRKVPEDTDPELVFLCRHVYDFRHGRILKNPQ